A genomic window from Desulfovibrio porci includes:
- a CDS encoding AtpZ/AtpI family protein, translating into MSFKDILKQQQSGMEALATTGVIGLHLVSGPLVGFAIGYGLDYWLGTGPWCKLCFLLLGIAAGFLNVYRDTQHLLKKIAAEDARRKGLVPPPDTPPTDEASTARRTAETQQSGETDGRAGAENHDAQP; encoded by the coding sequence GTGTCATTCAAAGACATTCTCAAACAACAGCAGAGCGGCATGGAAGCCCTGGCCACCACCGGGGTCATCGGTCTGCATCTGGTCAGCGGGCCGCTGGTGGGTTTCGCCATCGGGTACGGCCTGGATTACTGGCTGGGCACAGGCCCCTGGTGCAAATTGTGCTTTCTGTTGCTGGGCATTGCCGCCGGTTTTTTGAACGTCTACCGCGACACGCAGCATCTTTTGAAAAAAATTGCGGCCGAAGACGCCCGCCGCAAGGGGCTTGTCCCGCCGCCCGATACGCCGCCCACGGATGAGGCTTCCACGGCGCGGCGGACGGCGGAAACGCAACAAAGCGGAGAGACGGATGGCCGTGCAGGCGCTGAGAACCATGACGCACAGCCTTGA
- a CDS encoding class I SAM-dependent RNA methyltransferase, with protein sequence MSEILTVTVDSLAHDGRGIARVTTDGNDGRGAAVFVTGALPGQIVRARVVRRKTRLLEADLLDVLRPAADAVPPLCPHQSVCGGCPLQIIPYPAQLRWKENLALEALSRIGRLDRTLLNSVWEAPRPSPDHTAFRNKMEFAFGPGADGGLVLGLRRRGGAEVVPVPDCVLPPAGARDILEAARSMAETSGLPPYVAPASRRNAGRSKGIDAAGAHGFWRFLILRHGQKGDDPAPRWWVLCVTSPGGAAGRTAARALGERLLQRFPDLAAFIHEERQSPDPLAAGERRVLCLNERGREEAEAALLHLPLGSRLFGLDAASFFQVNTGAAQSLARLATEMLNAGGVEKGSSLLDLYCGVGAPGQLPAPAFERLMGLEYDRRAVALARRNAEQAGLTHCRYEAGDAAVLLERLRRDRSAAWDTVLADPPRAGLAPRVLDSLLKLRPRRILYISCNPATLARDAQALQTHYEPARLTGVDLFPHTPHLECLSLWRLRG encoded by the coding sequence ATGAGCGAAATTCTCACTGTGACCGTGGACAGTCTGGCCCACGACGGGCGCGGCATCGCCCGCGTGACGACGGACGGGAACGACGGGCGCGGCGCGGCGGTCTTTGTGACCGGCGCGCTGCCGGGGCAGATCGTCCGGGCGCGGGTTGTCCGCCGCAAGACCCGCCTGCTGGAAGCCGACCTGCTGGACGTGCTGCGCCCGGCAGCGGATGCCGTGCCGCCGCTCTGCCCGCATCAATCCGTCTGCGGCGGCTGCCCCCTGCAAATCATACCCTACCCGGCGCAGTTGCGCTGGAAGGAAAACCTGGCTCTGGAAGCCCTGAGCCGCATCGGGCGTCTGGACCGTACTCTGCTCAACAGCGTGTGGGAAGCCCCGCGCCCTTCGCCGGACCACACGGCCTTCCGCAATAAAATGGAATTCGCCTTCGGCCCGGGCGCGGACGGCGGCCTGGTTCTGGGCCTGCGCCGCCGCGGCGGCGCGGAGGTCGTGCCCGTGCCGGACTGCGTTCTGCCGCCCGCCGGAGCGCGGGACATTCTGGAGGCGGCCCGGAGCATGGCGGAAACAAGCGGCCTGCCGCCGTATGTCGCGCCCGCTTCCCGACGCAACGCGGGACGGAGCAAGGGCATTGACGCCGCCGGGGCACACGGCTTCTGGCGCTTTCTGATCTTGCGGCACGGGCAGAAAGGCGACGACCCCGCGCCCCGCTGGTGGGTCCTGTGCGTCACCAGTCCCGGCGGCGCGGCGGGCCGGACGGCGGCGCGCGCCCTAGGCGAACGTCTGCTGCAACGCTTCCCGGACCTGGCCGCCTTCATCCATGAAGAGCGGCAAAGCCCCGACCCCTTGGCGGCCGGGGAGCGCCGTGTGCTCTGCCTGAACGAACGGGGGCGGGAAGAGGCTGAAGCCGCTCTGCTGCATCTGCCCTTGGGCAGCCGCCTGTTCGGCCTGGACGCGGCGTCCTTCTTTCAGGTCAATACCGGGGCCGCGCAAAGTCTGGCCCGTCTGGCTACGGAAATGCTGAACGCCGGAGGCGTGGAAAAAGGTTCATCCCTGCTGGATCTGTACTGCGGCGTGGGCGCGCCGGGCCAGTTGCCGGCCCCCGCCTTCGAACGCCTGATGGGCCTGGAATACGACAGGCGCGCCGTGGCGCTGGCCCGGCGCAATGCGGAACAGGCCGGTCTGACGCACTGCCGTTATGAAGCGGGTGACGCGGCGGTTCTGCTGGAGCGTCTGCGGCGCGACCGGTCCGCCGCCTGGGATACGGTGCTGGCCGATCCTCCGCGCGCCGGACTGGCGCCCAGAGTTCTGGACAGCCTGCTCAAGCTGCGCCCCCGGCGCATCCTCTATATATCCTGCAACCCGGCCACGCTGGCGCGGGACGCCCAGGCGCTCCAGACGCATTATGAGCCGGCGCGTCTGACGGGCGTGGATCTTTTTCCGCATACTCCGCACCTGGAATGCCTCAGTCTCTGGCGGCTTCGGGGCTGA
- the rplU gene encoding 50S ribosomal protein L21 produces MYAIIETGGKQYRVEEGSKIVVEKLAAQTGSDVTLDKVLMVGGADCKVGAPYLAGAAVTAEVVEQGRGPKVMVFKRRRRKDSKTLRGHRQDCTTIRVKSINS; encoded by the coding sequence ATGTACGCGATTATCGAGACCGGCGGAAAACAGTACCGCGTCGAAGAAGGTTCCAAGATTGTTGTGGAAAAACTCGCGGCCCAGACCGGCAGCGACGTTACTCTGGATAAGGTGCTGATGGTCGGCGGCGCGGACTGCAAAGTCGGCGCTCCCTATCTTGCCGGCGCCGCCGTGACGGCGGAAGTGGTGGAACAGGGGCGCGGCCCCAAAGTCATGGTCTTCAAGCGCCGTCGTCGCAAGGATTCCAAGACCTTGCGCGGGCACCGTCAGGACTGCACCACCATTCGCGTCAAAAGCATCAACAGCTAG
- the rpmA gene encoding 50S ribosomal protein L27: MAHKKAGGSSRNGRDSAGQRRGVKRFGGQRVLAGNILVRQLGTVVYPGNNVGMGRDFTLFAKVEGVVRFEKYVRKRRVLTRVHVEAAAQ, encoded by the coding sequence ATGGCTCATAAGAAAGCAGGCGGTTCTTCGCGCAACGGCCGCGACAGCGCGGGTCAGCGCCGCGGCGTCAAGCGTTTCGGCGGTCAGCGTGTGCTGGCCGGCAACATCCTCGTGCGTCAGCTGGGCACTGTTGTGTACCCCGGCAACAACGTGGGCATGGGCAGGGACTTCACCCTCTTCGCCAAGGTGGAGGGCGTGGTGCGCTTTGAAAAATATGTCCGCAAACGTCGCGTGTTGACGCGCGTGCATGTGGAAGCGGCCGCTCAATAA
- the obgE gene encoding GTPase ObgE — translation MRFVDEAKIQVRAGKGGHGCLSFRREKFVPRGGPDGGNGGDGGSVYLRADSRLLSLYDFRLKRLYEARNGQPGQGSQCDGKKGEDLVLGLPVGTLVFAEGPEGERLLADLSEPDSLVLAARGGRGGKGNEHFKSSTMRAPRFAQPGEPGEELTLRLELKILADAGLIGLPNAGKSTLISRISAARPKIAAYPFTTLTPNLGVMIDEVDPDKRMVIADIPGLIEGAHAGQGLGHRFLKHVERTRFLVHMLSIEDVDDADPWAGFELVNEELRRFDPVLAERGQVEVINKIDLADAERLEALKARAEADERRIFFISAREAQGLEPLIAELWRLRDELARHEPLLRHQLEETEEDEEFPDIEVIYTRE, via the coding sequence ATGCGATTTGTGGATGAAGCGAAAATACAGGTCCGGGCGGGCAAGGGCGGCCACGGCTGCCTGTCCTTCCGGCGCGAGAAGTTTGTGCCGCGCGGCGGCCCGGACGGCGGCAACGGCGGCGACGGTGGCTCCGTGTATCTGCGGGCCGACAGCCGCCTGCTTTCTCTGTACGACTTCCGCCTGAAGCGGCTTTACGAGGCCCGCAACGGCCAGCCCGGCCAGGGCAGCCAGTGCGACGGCAAAAAGGGCGAGGACCTGGTGCTGGGCCTGCCGGTGGGCACCCTGGTTTTTGCCGAGGGGCCGGAAGGCGAACGCCTGCTGGCCGACCTCAGCGAACCGGACAGCCTTGTGCTGGCGGCGCGCGGCGGGCGCGGCGGCAAGGGCAACGAGCATTTCAAATCCTCCACCATGCGCGCGCCGCGTTTCGCCCAACCCGGCGAACCCGGCGAGGAGCTGACCCTGCGGCTGGAGCTGAAAATCCTGGCCGATGCCGGGCTTATCGGCCTGCCCAACGCGGGCAAGTCCACGCTCATTTCGCGGATCTCGGCGGCCCGGCCCAAGATCGCGGCCTATCCCTTCACCACGCTCACGCCCAATCTGGGCGTGATGATCGATGAAGTGGACCCGGACAAGCGCATGGTCATTGCCGACATTCCCGGACTCATTGAAGGAGCGCACGCCGGGCAGGGGCTGGGGCACCGTTTCCTGAAGCATGTGGAGCGCACCCGCTTTCTGGTGCATATGCTGAGCATCGAGGATGTGGACGACGCGGACCCCTGGGCCGGATTCGAGCTGGTCAATGAGGAATTGCGGCGTTTTGATCCGGTATTGGCTGAACGGGGACAGGTTGAGGTGATCAACAAGATTGATCTGGCGGATGCGGAGCGCCTGGAGGCCCTGAAAGCCCGTGCCGAGGCCGACGAGCGGAGGATTTTCTTCATTTCCGCCCGGGAGGCGCAGGGCTTGGAACCGCTGATTGCCGAGCTCTGGCGGCTGCGTGATGAACTGGCCCGGCATGAGCCGCTGCTGCGCCACCAACTGGAAGAGACGGAAGAGGACGAGGAATTTCCGGATATTGAGGTGATCTACACGCGCGAGTGA
- the proB gene encoding glutamate 5-kinase, producing MERPEDWRRERARVLAQARVVVIKVGSAVLTDAQGLNAAVLDSLAGQLARLAAPGTGLPDGRRLVLVSSGAVAAGRTALAARGRQVETTGLAARQAAAAVGQGRLMQAWDTAFHVHGMPTAQVLLTRDDLRSRQRFLNARNTFAELLQWRVLPIVNENDTVSVSELKFGDNDCLASLLVNLTGADLFVNLTSSPGVLAADPQREPDAPVMEHIDDVAALDLGQLCGGKTSVGTGGMYSKLLAARRAAQIGVPTLILPGRAPDVLSRAFAAGADSGATPIPGTWVRPAGHAIPRRKFWLAYQSEPAGGVTVDAGAAQALLRKGGSLLPGGVRQVEGAFQKGALVRVLHEGRSLGVGLSNYSAADLKKIMGLKRHEVAAILGDAHYPEVIHRDNLLLDAAV from the coding sequence ATGGAAAGGCCGGAGGACTGGCGGCGGGAGCGGGCGCGGGTGCTGGCGCAGGCCCGTGTGGTGGTGATCAAGGTGGGCAGCGCCGTGCTGACCGACGCGCAAGGGCTCAACGCCGCTGTGCTGGACAGTCTGGCCGGGCAGCTGGCCCGGCTGGCCGCGCCGGGAACGGGCCTGCCCGACGGGCGGCGTCTGGTGCTGGTCTCCTCCGGCGCGGTGGCCGCCGGACGCACAGCCCTGGCCGCGCGCGGCCGGCAGGTGGAAACCACGGGCCTGGCGGCCCGGCAGGCGGCGGCGGCCGTGGGTCAGGGCCGCCTCATGCAGGCCTGGGATACGGCTTTTCACGTTCATGGCATGCCCACGGCGCAGGTGTTGCTGACCCGCGACGACCTGCGTTCGCGCCAGCGTTTTCTCAACGCCCGTAATACCTTCGCGGAATTGTTGCAGTGGCGCGTGCTGCCCATTGTCAATGAAAACGACACGGTGTCGGTCAGCGAACTCAAATTCGGCGACAACGACTGCCTGGCCAGCCTGCTGGTCAATCTCACGGGCGCGGATCTCTTCGTCAACCTGACGTCCTCGCCCGGCGTGCTGGCCGCCGATCCCCAGCGGGAACCCGACGCGCCGGTCATGGAGCACATTGACGACGTGGCGGCCCTGGATCTCGGCCAGCTTTGCGGCGGCAAAACGTCGGTGGGTACAGGCGGCATGTATTCCAAACTGCTGGCCGCGCGGCGCGCCGCCCAGATCGGCGTGCCCACCCTGATTCTGCCCGGCCGCGCGCCCGACGTGCTAAGCCGTGCCTTCGCGGCGGGCGCGGACTCCGGCGCGACGCCGATTCCCGGAACCTGGGTGCGCCCGGCCGGGCATGCCATACCGCGCCGCAAATTCTGGCTGGCCTATCAGTCGGAACCGGCGGGCGGGGTGACTGTGGACGCGGGCGCGGCGCAGGCGCTGCTGCGCAAAGGCGGCAGCCTGCTGCCCGGCGGCGTGCGCCAGGTGGAGGGCGCGTTCCAGAAAGGGGCGCTGGTGCGCGTGCTGCACGAGGGCCGGAGCCTGGGGGTGGGGCTTTCCAACTACAGTGCGGCGGACCTCAAAAAAATTATGGGCCTCAAACGTCACGAAGTGGCAGCCATTCTGGGCGACGCCCACTATCCCGAAGTCATCCACAGGGACAATCTGCTGCTGGACGCGGCGGTATAG
- a CDS encoding sodium-dependent transporter translates to MAAAAQGKRDLFASRLGVLAATLGSAVGLGNIWKVPALTGQHGGASFLLIYVLSTLVVALPLMIVEMIMGRRTRANAYKTFVMLTPPRPGLSGMSGASARIWRITGGLSVLAAALILAFYSDVAGWVFAYVPKAVSGGVATTDPQAAARIFGDLLANPWESLLWQWLVLGCIAAVIMRGASAGIERVTRVLIPLLFLLLVAVCIRSLTLPNAQAGLRFLFMPDFARIDGDVVLMAMGLSFFKMSIGFGCMITYGSYFQADTHVPALALRVMVCDLLVSLLAGVAVFPAVFSFGFEPTAGTSLLFLTIPAVFASMPGGQFFTALFFVLSAVAATGAMLCLLEIPVAWLLETCKLPRPRATLLVTLGVAALGVPPTLSTGIWSSWTVFGLSFFDAYDFATSNLLLPVCGLLTSLFAGYVWPEREFVAALTNSGNLPLQGLARLLRRACRTLTPLLIVIILLHGLKVF, encoded by the coding sequence ATGGCGGCAGCGGCACAGGGGAAACGCGATCTTTTCGCTTCCAGGCTCGGGGTTCTGGCGGCCACGCTGGGTTCGGCCGTGGGCCTGGGCAATATCTGGAAGGTGCCCGCCCTCACCGGGCAGCACGGCGGCGCATCCTTTCTGCTGATTTACGTGCTCTCTACCTTGGTTGTGGCCCTGCCCCTGATGATTGTGGAGATGATCATGGGGCGGCGCACCCGCGCCAACGCCTATAAAACCTTCGTCATGCTGACTCCGCCCCGACCCGGTCTGTCTGGAATGTCCGGGGCGTCCGCGCGGATCTGGCGGATCACGGGCGGCCTGTCCGTGCTGGCCGCCGCCCTTATTCTGGCTTTTTACAGCGACGTGGCGGGCTGGGTCTTCGCCTATGTGCCCAAGGCCGTGAGCGGCGGCGTGGCCACCACCGACCCGCAAGCGGCGGCCCGCATTTTCGGGGATCTGCTGGCAAACCCGTGGGAAAGCCTGCTCTGGCAGTGGCTGGTGCTGGGCTGCATCGCGGCCGTGATCATGCGCGGAGCCTCGGCGGGCATTGAGCGCGTCACGCGGGTGTTGATCCCCCTGCTGTTTCTGCTGCTGGTGGCGGTCTGTATCCGCAGCCTCACGCTACCCAACGCTCAGGCGGGCCTGCGCTTTCTCTTCATGCCCGACTTCGCGCGCATTGACGGCGACGTGGTGCTGATGGCCATGGGCCTGTCCTTTTTCAAAATGTCCATCGGCTTTGGCTGCATGATCACCTACGGCAGCTATTTCCAGGCCGACACCCACGTACCCGCCCTGGCCCTGCGGGTGATGGTCTGCGATCTGCTGGTCTCCCTGCTGGCGGGTGTGGCCGTGTTTCCGGCGGTGTTCAGCTTCGGCTTTGAACCCACGGCGGGCACCAGCCTGCTTTTTCTGACCATTCCGGCGGTGTTCGCCTCCATGCCCGGCGGGCAGTTCTTCACCGCGCTTTTTTTCGTGCTCTCGGCCGTGGCCGCCACCGGAGCCATGCTCTGCCTGCTGGAAATTCCCGTGGCCTGGCTGCTGGAAACCTGCAAACTGCCCCGTCCCAGAGCCACCCTGCTGGTGACCCTGGGCGTGGCCGCGCTGGGCGTTCCGCCCACACTCTCCACGGGAATCTGGTCGTCGTGGACGGTTTTCGGCCTCTCCTTTTTCGACGCTTACGACTTCGCCACCTCCAATCTGCTTTTGCCGGTCTGCGGCCTGCTGACCAGCCTGTTCGCGGGCTATGTCTGGCCGGAACGGGAATTCGTCGCCGCCCTGACCAACAGCGGCAATCTGCCCCTGCAGGGACTGGCGCGGCTGCTGCGCCGGGCCTGCCGCACGCTGACGCCCCTGCTGATCGTCATCATCCTGCTGCACGGGCTGAAGGTTTTCTGA